A stretch of Equus przewalskii isolate Varuska chromosome 11, EquPr2, whole genome shotgun sequence DNA encodes these proteins:
- the ATG13 gene encoding autophagy-related protein 13 isoform X1: METDLNSQDRKDLDKFIKFFALKTVQAIVQARLGEKICTRSSSSPTGSDWFNLAIKDIPEVTHEAKKALAGQLPAVGRSMCVEISLKTSEGDSMELEIWCLEMNEKCDKEIKVSYTVYNRLSLLLKSLLAITRVTPAYRLSRKQGHEYVILYRIYFGEVQLNGLGEGFQTVRVGTVGTPVGTVTLSCAYRINLAFMSTRQFERTPPIMGIIIDHFVDRPYPSSSPTHPCNYRTAGEDTGVTYPSVEDSQEVCTTSFSTSPPSQCVFTVTKAHFQTPTPVVTDTLRVPMAGLAFSHQLSSSRLSYQPAALGVGSADLAYPVVFAAGLTTTHPHQLMVPGKEGGVPLAPNQPALGAQADQERLATYTPSDGAHCAATPSSSEDTETVSNSSEGRASPHDVLETIFVRKVGAFVNKPINQVTLTSLDIPFAMFAPKNLELEDADPMVNPPDSPETESPLQGSLHSDGSSGGSSGNTHDDFVMIDFKPAFSKDDILPMDLGTFYREFQNPPQLSSLSIDIGAQSMAEDLDSLPEKLAVHEKNVREFDAFVETLQ, from the exons ATGGAAACTGATCTCAATTCCCAGGACAGAAAGGACCTGGACAAGTTCATTAAATTTTTTGCCCTCAAG aCTGTCCAAGCGATTGTCCAGGCTCGACTTGGCGAGAAGATTTGTACTCGTTCATCTTCATCCCCAACGGGCTCAGACTGG TTCAATTTAGCCATCAAAGACATCCCGGAGGTCACACATGAAGCCAAGAAGGCACTGGCGGGGCAGCTGCCTGCCGTTGGCAGATCTATGTGCGTGGAGATCTCCCTCAAGACTTCTGAG GGAGATTCCATGGAGCTAGAAATCTGGTgtcttgaaatgaatgaaaa GTGtgataaagaaatcaaagtttCCTACACGGTGTACAACAGACTGTCGTTGCTGCTGAAGTCTCTTCTTGCTATAACTAGGGTGACACCTGCTTACAGACTCTCCAGAAAACAGGGGCACGAATATGTCATATTGTACAG AATATATTTTGGGGAAGTTCAGCTGAATGGCTTAGGAGAAG GTTTCCAGACAGTCCGTGTGGGGACTGTGGGCACCCCTGTGGGCACCGTCACTCTTTCTTGCGCTTACAGAATTAACTTGGCGTTCATGTCCACCAG GCAATTTGAGAGGACCCCCCCCATCATGGGGATCATCATCGATCACTTTGTGGACCGCCCCTATCCCAGCTCCTCGCCCACGCACCCCTGCAATTACAG AACCGCTGGTGAGGACACTGGAGTAACATATCCTTCTGTGGAAGATTCTCAAGAAGTGTGTACCACTTCTTTTTCCACCTCCCCTCCATCCCAG TGTGTGTTTACTGTCACAAAGGCACATTTTCAGACCCCTACTCCTGTGGTGACGGACACCCTGAGGGTCCCCATGGCAGGACTGGCCTTTTCCCATCAA CTCTCAAGCTCTCGCCTTTCCTATCAACCTGCTGCTCTGGGCGTTGGATCAGCTGACCTGGCTTATCCAGTAGTGTTTGCTGCTGGCTTAACCACCACACACCCTCACCAG CTAATGGTTCCCGGGAAGGAAGGCGGGGTACCCCTTGCTCCCAACCAGCCTGCCCTGGGTGCCCAGGCCGACCAGGAGAGATTGGCAACCTACACCCCTTCTGACGGGGCCCACTGTGCTGCCACGCCTTCCAGCAG CGAGGACACGGAAACTGTATCAAACAGCAGTGAGGGACGGGCCTCCCCACACGACGTCTTGGAGACCATCTTTGTCCGAAAAGTGGGGGCTTTTGTCAACAAACCCATCAACCAG GTGACCCTGACCAGTTTGGACATACCCTTTGCCATGTTTGCTCCCAAGAATTTGGAGCTGGAGGATGCCGATCCCATG GTGAATCCTCCAGATTCCCCAGAGACTGAGTCTCCTCTCCAAGGCAGCCTGCACTCTGATGGCTCCAGCGGGGGCAGCAGTGGCAACACTCATGACGACTTTGTTATGATTGACTTC aaaccGGCTTTTTCTAAAGATGACATTCTTCCGATGGACTTGGGGACCTTCTATCGTGAATTTCAGAACCCCCCTCAGCTGAGCAGCCTCTCCATAGATATTGGGGCCCAGTCAATGGCCGAGGACTTG
- the ATG13 gene encoding autophagy-related protein 13 isoform X2, whose translation METDLNSQDRKDLDKFIKFFALKTVQAIVQARLGEKICTRSSSSPTGSDWFNLAIKDIPEVTHEAKKALAGQLPAVGRSMCVEISLKTSEGDSMELEIWCLEMNEKCDKEIKVSYTVYNRLSLLLKSLLAITRVTPAYRLSRKQGHEYVILYRIYFGEVQLNGLGEGFQTVRVGTVGTPVGTVTLSCAYRINLAFMSTRQFERTPPIMGIIIDHFVDRPYPSSSPTHPCNYRTAGEDTGVTYPSVEDSQEVCTTSFSTSPPSQLSSSRLSYQPAALGVGSADLAYPVVFAAGLTTTHPHQLMVPGKEGGVPLAPNQPALGAQADQERLATYTPSDGAHCAATPSSSEDTETVSNSSEGRASPHDVLETIFVRKVGAFVNKPINQVTLTSLDIPFAMFAPKNLELEDADPMVNPPDSPETESPLQGSLHSDGSSGGSSGNTHDDFVMIDFKPAFSKDDILPMDLGTFYREFQNPPQLSSLSIDIGAQSMAEDLDSLPEKLAVHEKNVREFDAFVETLQ comes from the exons ATGGAAACTGATCTCAATTCCCAGGACAGAAAGGACCTGGACAAGTTCATTAAATTTTTTGCCCTCAAG aCTGTCCAAGCGATTGTCCAGGCTCGACTTGGCGAGAAGATTTGTACTCGTTCATCTTCATCCCCAACGGGCTCAGACTGG TTCAATTTAGCCATCAAAGACATCCCGGAGGTCACACATGAAGCCAAGAAGGCACTGGCGGGGCAGCTGCCTGCCGTTGGCAGATCTATGTGCGTGGAGATCTCCCTCAAGACTTCTGAG GGAGATTCCATGGAGCTAGAAATCTGGTgtcttgaaatgaatgaaaa GTGtgataaagaaatcaaagtttCCTACACGGTGTACAACAGACTGTCGTTGCTGCTGAAGTCTCTTCTTGCTATAACTAGGGTGACACCTGCTTACAGACTCTCCAGAAAACAGGGGCACGAATATGTCATATTGTACAG AATATATTTTGGGGAAGTTCAGCTGAATGGCTTAGGAGAAG GTTTCCAGACAGTCCGTGTGGGGACTGTGGGCACCCCTGTGGGCACCGTCACTCTTTCTTGCGCTTACAGAATTAACTTGGCGTTCATGTCCACCAG GCAATTTGAGAGGACCCCCCCCATCATGGGGATCATCATCGATCACTTTGTGGACCGCCCCTATCCCAGCTCCTCGCCCACGCACCCCTGCAATTACAG AACCGCTGGTGAGGACACTGGAGTAACATATCCTTCTGTGGAAGATTCTCAAGAAGTGTGTACCACTTCTTTTTCCACCTCCCCTCCATCCCAG CTCTCAAGCTCTCGCCTTTCCTATCAACCTGCTGCTCTGGGCGTTGGATCAGCTGACCTGGCTTATCCAGTAGTGTTTGCTGCTGGCTTAACCACCACACACCCTCACCAG CTAATGGTTCCCGGGAAGGAAGGCGGGGTACCCCTTGCTCCCAACCAGCCTGCCCTGGGTGCCCAGGCCGACCAGGAGAGATTGGCAACCTACACCCCTTCTGACGGGGCCCACTGTGCTGCCACGCCTTCCAGCAG CGAGGACACGGAAACTGTATCAAACAGCAGTGAGGGACGGGCCTCCCCACACGACGTCTTGGAGACCATCTTTGTCCGAAAAGTGGGGGCTTTTGTCAACAAACCCATCAACCAG GTGACCCTGACCAGTTTGGACATACCCTTTGCCATGTTTGCTCCCAAGAATTTGGAGCTGGAGGATGCCGATCCCATG GTGAATCCTCCAGATTCCCCAGAGACTGAGTCTCCTCTCCAAGGCAGCCTGCACTCTGATGGCTCCAGCGGGGGCAGCAGTGGCAACACTCATGACGACTTTGTTATGATTGACTTC aaaccGGCTTTTTCTAAAGATGACATTCTTCCGATGGACTTGGGGACCTTCTATCGTGAATTTCAGAACCCCCCTCAGCTGAGCAGCCTCTCCATAGATATTGGGGCCCAGTCAATGGCCGAGGACTTG
- the ATG13 gene encoding autophagy-related protein 13 isoform X3: METDLNSQDRKDLDKFIKFFALKTVQAIVQARLGEKICTRSSSSPTGSDWFNLAIKDIPEVTHEAKKALAGQLPAVGRSMCVEISLKTSEGDSMELEIWCLEMNEKCDKEIKVSYTVYNRLSLLLKSLLAITRVTPAYRLSRKQGHEYVILYRIYFGEVQLNGLGEGFQTVRVGTVGTPVGTVTLSCAYRINLAFMSTRQFERTPPIMGIIIDHFVDRPYPSSSPTHPCNYRTAGEDTGVTYPSVEDSQEVCTTSFSTSPPSQLMVPGKEGGVPLAPNQPALGAQADQERLATYTPSDGAHCAATPSSSEDTETVSNSSEGRASPHDVLETIFVRKVGAFVNKPINQVTLTSLDIPFAMFAPKNLELEDADPMVNPPDSPETESPLQGSLHSDGSSGGSSGNTHDDFVMIDFKPAFSKDDILPMDLGTFYREFQNPPQLSSLSIDIGAQSMAEDLDSLPEKLAVHEKNVREFDAFVETLQ; the protein is encoded by the exons ATGGAAACTGATCTCAATTCCCAGGACAGAAAGGACCTGGACAAGTTCATTAAATTTTTTGCCCTCAAG aCTGTCCAAGCGATTGTCCAGGCTCGACTTGGCGAGAAGATTTGTACTCGTTCATCTTCATCCCCAACGGGCTCAGACTGG TTCAATTTAGCCATCAAAGACATCCCGGAGGTCACACATGAAGCCAAGAAGGCACTGGCGGGGCAGCTGCCTGCCGTTGGCAGATCTATGTGCGTGGAGATCTCCCTCAAGACTTCTGAG GGAGATTCCATGGAGCTAGAAATCTGGTgtcttgaaatgaatgaaaa GTGtgataaagaaatcaaagtttCCTACACGGTGTACAACAGACTGTCGTTGCTGCTGAAGTCTCTTCTTGCTATAACTAGGGTGACACCTGCTTACAGACTCTCCAGAAAACAGGGGCACGAATATGTCATATTGTACAG AATATATTTTGGGGAAGTTCAGCTGAATGGCTTAGGAGAAG GTTTCCAGACAGTCCGTGTGGGGACTGTGGGCACCCCTGTGGGCACCGTCACTCTTTCTTGCGCTTACAGAATTAACTTGGCGTTCATGTCCACCAG GCAATTTGAGAGGACCCCCCCCATCATGGGGATCATCATCGATCACTTTGTGGACCGCCCCTATCCCAGCTCCTCGCCCACGCACCCCTGCAATTACAG AACCGCTGGTGAGGACACTGGAGTAACATATCCTTCTGTGGAAGATTCTCAAGAAGTGTGTACCACTTCTTTTTCCACCTCCCCTCCATCCCAG CTAATGGTTCCCGGGAAGGAAGGCGGGGTACCCCTTGCTCCCAACCAGCCTGCCCTGGGTGCCCAGGCCGACCAGGAGAGATTGGCAACCTACACCCCTTCTGACGGGGCCCACTGTGCTGCCACGCCTTCCAGCAG CGAGGACACGGAAACTGTATCAAACAGCAGTGAGGGACGGGCCTCCCCACACGACGTCTTGGAGACCATCTTTGTCCGAAAAGTGGGGGCTTTTGTCAACAAACCCATCAACCAG GTGACCCTGACCAGTTTGGACATACCCTTTGCCATGTTTGCTCCCAAGAATTTGGAGCTGGAGGATGCCGATCCCATG GTGAATCCTCCAGATTCCCCAGAGACTGAGTCTCCTCTCCAAGGCAGCCTGCACTCTGATGGCTCCAGCGGGGGCAGCAGTGGCAACACTCATGACGACTTTGTTATGATTGACTTC aaaccGGCTTTTTCTAAAGATGACATTCTTCCGATGGACTTGGGGACCTTCTATCGTGAATTTCAGAACCCCCCTCAGCTGAGCAGCCTCTCCATAGATATTGGGGCCCAGTCAATGGCCGAGGACTTG